From one Streptomyces sp. CA-210063 genomic stretch:
- a CDS encoding Rv3235 family protein: protein MNKVMTRTKRRPGTHPPVRHDTRRPGRTPARTTPGGGHPSAAALSRALTTPAPTSPQDAIPPLSRPVPQPRPTDHFADLLLAVLSGRRPVHSMLRHTAGRAYDELAWLAERGPLRTTHGAHPVVRDIGYYVAAPGALEVFARIGAGDRLRAMAFRLEHGPDHRWRCTAVELGGPRLPHQDDD, encoded by the coding sequence ATGAACAAGGTCATGACCAGGACCAAGCGCCGGCCCGGCACCCACCCACCCGTCCGCCACGACACCCGCCGCCCCGGCCGCACCCCCGCCCGCACGACCCCGGGAGGCGGCCACCCCTCAGCGGCGGCCCTTTCCCGAGCCCTCACAACCCCGGCCCCCACGTCTCCCCAGGACGCCATCCCACCCCTCTCCAGGCCGGTCCCCCAACCCCGCCCCACCGACCACTTCGCCGACCTCCTCCTCGCCGTACTGAGCGGCCGCCGCCCGGTCCACAGCATGCTGCGCCACACGGCGGGCCGGGCCTACGACGAACTGGCCTGGCTGGCCGAACGAGGCCCCCTGCGCACCACCCACGGCGCCCACCCCGTCGTCCGCGACATCGGCTACTACGTCGCCGCCCCGGGCGCCCTGGAGGTCTTCGCCCGCATCGGCGCGGGCGACCGACTCCGTGCCATGGCCTTCCGCCTGGAACACGGCCCCGACCACCGCTGGCGCTGCACAGCGGTGGAACTGGGCGGCCCGAGGCTCCCCCACCAGGACGACGACTGA
- the secA gene encoding preprotein translocase subunit SecA: protein MSVLSKIMRAGEGKILRKLHRIADQVNSIEEDFVDLSDAELRALTEEYKQRYADGETLDDLLPEAFATVREGAKRALGQRHYDVQIMGGAALHLGYVAEMKTGEGKTLVGTLPAYLNALSGEGVHLITVNDYLAERDSEMMGRVHKFLGLSVGCILANMTPAQRREQYACDITYGTNNEFGFDYLRDNMAWSKDELVQRGHNFAIVDEVDSILVDEARTPLIISGPADQATKWYGDFAKLVTRLKKGEPGNQLKGIEETGDYEVDEKKRTVAIHESGVSKVEDWLGIDNLYESVNTPLVGYLNNAIKAKELFKKDKDYVVMDGEVMIVDEHTGRILAGRRYNEGMHQAIEAKEGVDIKDENQTLATITLQNFFRLYKRHDHNGKERPGLCGMTGTAMTEAAEFHQIYKLGVVPIPTNRPMVRKDQSDLIYRTEVAKFEAVVDDIVEKHEKGQPILVGTTSVEKSEYLSQQLSKRGVQHEVLNAKQHDREATIVAQAGRKGAVTVATNMAGRGTDIKLGGNPEDLAEAELRQRGLDPEEHIEEWAHALPEALAKAEEAVKAEFEEVKDLGGLYVLGTERHESRRIDNQLRGRSGRQGDPGESRFYLSLGDDLMRLFKAQMVERVMSMANVPDDVPIENKMVTRAIASAQSQVEQQNFETRKNVLKYDEVLNRQREVIYGERRRVLEGEDLQEQIQHFMDDTIDAYITAETAEGFAEEWDLDRLWGAFKQLYPVKVTVEELEEAAGDRAGLTPEFIAESIKDDITEQYQAREAQLGSEIMRELERRVVLSVLDRKWREHLYEMDYLQEGIGLRAMAQKDPLVEYQREGFDMFQAMMEGIKEESVGYLFNLEVQVEQQVEEVPVEDEKPSLEKTDAVPAQAGASRPEIRAKGLEAPQRRDRLHFSAPTVDGEGGIVEGDLPEDEPVRSEADGLTRAERRKQQGKTSRRRKK, encoded by the coding sequence GTGTCCGTCCTCTCGAAGATCATGCGTGCAGGCGAAGGCAAAATCCTGCGCAAGCTGCACCGCATCGCGGACCAGGTCAACTCCATCGAAGAGGACTTCGTCGACCTCTCCGACGCCGAGCTGCGCGCCCTGACCGAGGAGTACAAGCAGCGGTACGCCGACGGCGAGACCCTCGACGACCTGCTTCCCGAGGCGTTCGCCACCGTGCGCGAGGGTGCCAAGCGCGCGCTCGGCCAGCGCCACTACGACGTGCAGATCATGGGCGGTGCCGCCCTCCACCTCGGCTATGTCGCCGAGATGAAGACCGGTGAGGGCAAGACCCTCGTCGGCACGCTGCCCGCGTATCTGAACGCGCTGTCCGGCGAAGGCGTTCACCTGATCACGGTCAACGACTACCTGGCCGAGCGCGACTCCGAGATGATGGGCCGCGTCCACAAGTTCCTGGGTCTGAGCGTCGGCTGCATCCTCGCCAACATGACGCCGGCCCAGCGCCGTGAGCAGTACGCGTGCGACATCACGTACGGCACGAACAACGAGTTCGGCTTCGACTACCTCCGCGACAACATGGCGTGGTCCAAGGACGAGCTCGTCCAGCGCGGTCACAACTTCGCGATCGTCGACGAGGTCGACTCCATCCTCGTCGACGAGGCCCGTACGCCGCTGATCATCTCCGGCCCGGCCGACCAGGCCACCAAGTGGTACGGCGACTTCGCCAAGCTGGTCACGCGCCTGAAGAAGGGCGAGCCCGGCAACCAGCTCAAGGGCATCGAGGAGACCGGCGACTACGAGGTCGACGAGAAGAAGCGCACGGTCGCCATCCACGAGTCCGGCGTCTCCAAGGTCGAGGACTGGCTGGGCATCGACAACCTCTACGAGTCGGTGAACACGCCTCTGGTGGGCTACCTGAACAACGCCATCAAGGCCAAGGAGCTCTTCAAGAAGGACAAGGACTACGTCGTCATGGACGGCGAAGTCATGATCGTCGACGAGCACACCGGCCGTATCCTCGCCGGCCGCCGCTACAACGAGGGCATGCACCAGGCGATCGAGGCGAAGGAAGGGGTGGACATCAAGGACGAGAACCAGACGCTCGCCACGATCACCCTGCAGAACTTCTTCCGCCTCTACAAGCGCCACGACCACAACGGCAAGGAACGGCCCGGCCTCTGCGGCATGACCGGTACGGCGATGACCGAGGCCGCCGAGTTCCACCAGATCTACAAGCTCGGCGTCGTCCCGATCCCGACCAACCGGCCGATGGTCCGCAAGGACCAGTCCGACCTGATCTACCGCACCGAGGTCGCCAAGTTCGAGGCGGTCGTCGACGACATCGTCGAGAAGCACGAGAAGGGCCAGCCGATCCTCGTCGGTACGACGTCGGTCGAGAAGTCCGAGTACCTGTCCCAGCAGCTGAGCAAGCGCGGCGTCCAGCACGAGGTGCTCAACGCCAAGCAGCACGACCGGGAGGCGACGATCGTCGCCCAGGCCGGCCGCAAGGGCGCCGTGACGGTCGCGACGAACATGGCCGGCCGTGGTACGGACATCAAGCTCGGCGGTAACCCCGAGGACCTCGCCGAGGCCGAGCTGCGCCAGCGCGGCCTCGACCCCGAGGAGCACATCGAGGAGTGGGCCCACGCCCTGCCCGAGGCCCTCGCGAAGGCCGAGGAGGCGGTCAAGGCGGAGTTCGAGGAGGTCAAGGACCTGGGCGGGCTCTACGTCCTCGGCACTGAACGGCACGAGTCCCGCCGTATCGACAACCAGCTGCGCGGTCGTTCCGGCCGTCAGGGCGACCCGGGCGAGTCCCGTTTCTATCTGTCGCTGGGCGACGACCTGATGAGGCTCTTCAAGGCGCAGATGGTCGAGCGCGTGATGTCCATGGCCAACGTGCCGGACGACGTGCCGATCGAGAACAAGATGGTCACGCGCGCGATCGCCTCCGCCCAGTCGCAGGTCGAGCAGCAGAACTTCGAGACCCGGAAGAACGTCCTCAAGTACGACGAGGTCCTCAACCGGCAGCGCGAGGTCATCTACGGCGAGCGTCGCCGTGTCCTGGAGGGCGAGGACCTGCAGGAGCAGATCCAGCACTTCATGGACGACACCATCGACGCGTACATCACCGCCGAGACCGCCGAGGGCTTCGCCGAGGAGTGGGACCTCGACCGGCTGTGGGGCGCCTTCAAGCAGCTCTACCCGGTGAAGGTCACCGTCGAGGAGCTGGAGGAGGCCGCCGGCGACCGGGCCGGGCTGACCCCCGAGTTCATCGCCGAGTCCATCAAGGACGACATCACCGAGCAGTACCAGGCGCGTGAGGCGCAGCTCGGCTCCGAGATCATGCGTGAGCTGGAGCGCCGGGTCGTCCTCTCCGTGCTGGACCGCAAGTGGCGTGAGCACCTCTACGAGATGGACTACCTCCAGGAGGGCATCGGCCTGCGCGCGATGGCCCAGAAGGACCCGCTGGTCGAGTACCAGCGCGAGGGCTTCGACATGTTCCAGGCCATGATGGAGGGCATCAAGGAGGAGTCCGTCGGCTATCTGTTCAACCTGGAGGTCCAGGTCGAGCAGCAGGTCGAGGAGGTCCCGGTCGAGGACGAGAAGCCGTCCCTGGAGAAGACGGATGCGGTGCCGGCCCAGGCCGGTGCGTCCCGGCCCGAGATTCGTGCGAAGGGTCTGGAGGCCCCGCAGCGCCGCGACCGGCTGCACTTCTCCGCGCCGACCGTCGACGGCGAGGGTGGCATCGTCGAGGGCGACCTCCCCGAGGACGAGCCCGTCCGCTCCGAGGCCGACGGCCTCACCCGCGCGGAGCGCCGCAAGCAGCAGGGCAAGACGAGCCGCCGCCGCAAGAAGTAA
- the hpf gene encoding ribosome hibernation-promoting factor, HPF/YfiA family — protein MDIVVKGRKTEVPERFRKHVAEKLKLEKIQKLDAKVISLDVEVSKEPNPRQADRSDRVEITLHSRGPVIRAEAAASDPYAALDLAADKLEARLRKQHDKRYTRRGARRLTAAEVADHVPGVATLNGNGYVADEEKSDGVPTKRIGSLEVKGEGPLIVREKTHVASPMTLDQALYEMELVGHDFYLFVDSETKEPSVVYRRHAYDYGVIHLSTDPMVAQAHSDAAGGALGG, from the coding sequence GTGGACATCGTCGTCAAGGGCCGCAAGACCGAGGTGCCCGAGCGGTTCCGCAAGCACGTGGCCGAGAAGCTGAAGCTGGAGAAGATCCAGAAGCTCGACGCCAAGGTGATCAGCCTCGACGTCGAGGTGTCCAAGGAGCCCAACCCCCGACAGGCCGACCGCAGTGACCGGGTGGAGATCACGCTCCACTCCCGCGGACCGGTGATCCGGGCGGAGGCCGCGGCAAGTGATCCGTATGCGGCGCTCGACCTGGCGGCGGACAAGCTCGAGGCCCGGCTGCGCAAGCAGCACGACAAGCGTTACACGCGCCGAGGCGCGCGCAGGCTCACGGCCGCGGAGGTCGCCGACCACGTCCCCGGTGTGGCGACGCTCAACGGCAACGGATACGTCGCCGACGAGGAGAAGTCGGACGGCGTGCCCACCAAGAGGATCGGCTCGCTGGAAGTGAAGGGCGAAGGCCCTCTCATCGTCCGCGAGAAGACCCACGTCGCCTCCCCGATGACCCTCGACCAGGCTCTCTACGAGATGGAGCTGGTCGGGCACGACTTCTACCTGTTCGTCGACTCCGAGACCAAGGAACCGAGTGTCGTCTACCGGCGGCACGCCTACGACTACGGCGTCATCCACCTCAGCACGGACCCGATGGTCGCCCAGGCGCATTCGGACGCCGCGGGCGGCGCGCTCGGCGGCTGA
- a CDS encoding DUF6912 family protein yields MRVYVPLTLPGLAEAYKTGELGEGAFVAYAVTPALREWYLSDDIEELEYAALNRAALASLRLVAGDPGAARRRVVVAVDVADRDAVADPDRGLDPVALGEVRVAGPVSLGKAAAVHVDSVEAEGEVGEAAAALGAADQGDDDAQFIVDGADDHELLWYATQEIPNLVGLGG; encoded by the coding sequence ATGCGCGTCTACGTCCCCCTGACCCTTCCCGGGCTCGCCGAGGCGTACAAGACGGGTGAGTTGGGGGAGGGGGCGTTCGTCGCGTACGCCGTCACGCCGGCGTTGCGGGAGTGGTATCTGTCCGACGACATCGAGGAGTTGGAGTACGCGGCGTTGAACCGGGCGGCGCTCGCGTCGTTGCGGTTGGTGGCGGGGGATCCGGGGGCTGCTCGGCGGCGGGTTGTGGTGGCGGTGGATGTGGCCGACCGGGACGCGGTCGCCGATCCCGACCGGGGGCTCGATCCGGTGGCGCTCGGGGAGGTGCGGGTGGCTGGGCCGGTGTCGTTGGGCAAGGCGGCGGCTGTGCATGTCGACTCGGTGGAGGCCGAGGGGGAGGTGGGGGAGGCCGCGGCTGCGTTGGGGGCGGCGGATCAGGGGGATGACGACGCGCAGTTCATCGTGGACGGGGCGGACGATCACGAGCTGTTGTGGTACGCGACGCAGGAGATTCCCAACCTGGTGGGGCTGGGGGGCTGA
- a CDS encoding winged helix-turn-helix domain-containing protein gives MTSLPRPATELTADEARRIALRAQGFLGAPDRRAGVRGVLRHLGAVQLDTISVLARSHELIPYARLGAIGRTTVDQAYWTAAPTGAPPARPHAFEYWSHAACILPIEEWPHFAFRRRAYRARPHWNHQLPDGAYDRVIKQLRTEGPLTATELGGAKRTSEWWDWSGEKVAVERALMYGEVVCVERRGWKRVYDLAERAVPDTLLHDELDDTECLRRLVRLAGEALGVGTRADIADYHRLKGEQFDAVVADSGLVPVTVEGWAKPAWADPAALATPPRGRHRTTLLSPFDSLVWERARTERLFGFTHRLEAYVPKQKRVYGYFAMPVLSGGRLVGRVDPARDGRTLVAKQVTLNGPKAVPAVAQALLEAATWVDCTDVRVERVDAPELREPLIRALT, from the coding sequence ATGACCTCCCTCCCGCGCCCCGCCACAGAACTCACCGCAGACGAGGCCCGCCGAATCGCCCTCCGGGCCCAGGGCTTCCTCGGCGCCCCGGACCGCAGAGCCGGCGTCCGCGGCGTCCTGCGACACCTGGGCGCGGTCCAACTCGACACGATCTCCGTCCTCGCCCGCTCCCACGAACTCATCCCGTACGCCCGCCTCGGCGCCATAGGCCGCACCACGGTCGACCAGGCCTACTGGACGGCCGCGCCCACCGGCGCACCTCCGGCACGCCCCCACGCCTTCGAGTACTGGTCCCACGCCGCCTGCATCCTCCCCATCGAGGAGTGGCCCCACTTCGCCTTCCGCCGCCGCGCCTACCGAGCCCGCCCCCACTGGAACCACCAACTCCCGGACGGCGCCTACGACCGCGTCATCAAACAGCTCCGCACCGAGGGCCCCCTCACCGCCACCGAACTCGGCGGAGCCAAACGCACCAGCGAGTGGTGGGACTGGTCCGGCGAGAAGGTCGCCGTCGAACGCGCCCTGATGTACGGCGAGGTGGTCTGCGTGGAGCGCCGCGGCTGGAAGCGGGTGTACGACCTGGCCGAGCGCGCCGTGCCGGACACCTTGCTGCACGACGAGCTGGACGACACGGAGTGCCTACGCCGCCTGGTCCGTCTGGCGGGCGAGGCCCTGGGCGTCGGCACCCGCGCGGACATCGCCGACTACCACCGTCTGAAGGGCGAGCAGTTCGACGCGGTCGTCGCCGACTCCGGTCTGGTCCCGGTGACGGTGGAGGGCTGGGCCAAGCCGGCCTGGGCCGACCCGGCGGCCCTGGCCACACCCCCACGCGGACGCCACCGCACCACTCTCCTGTCCCCGTTCGACTCCCTCGTCTGGGAACGGGCCCGCACGGAACGCCTCTTCGGCTTCACCCACCGCCTGGAGGCCTACGTCCCCAAGCAGAAACGCGTCTACGGCTACTTCGCGATGCCGGTCCTGTCCGGCGGCCGGCTCGTCGGCCGTGTCGACCCCGCCCGCGACGGCCGCACCCTGGTCGCCAAACAGGTCACGCTCAACGGCCCCAAGGCGGTCCCGGCGGTCGCGCAGGCCCTCCTGGAGGCCGCGACCTGGGTGGACTGCACGGACGTACGCGTGGAACGCGTGGACGCCCCGGAGCTCCGCGAGCCCCTGATCCGCGCCCTGACGTGA
- a CDS encoding ComF family protein: MRGWWQDLTDLVLPAECGGCGRPRAVLCPECRAALTKGAPCRVRPVPEPSGLPVVYAAAPYEDAVRAALLAHKERGALALAGPLGTALAGAVRAGGGDGPVLLVPVPSARRAVRARGHDPARRIALAAAGQLRRTGTPARVLGVLRQRRAVADQSGLDSRQRLDNLAGALEVVAGGTRLLGGGLVVLVDDLMTTGASLAEAARAVRVARAGWEVVPEEFDAGRTVKEMVRTQGVTGMAGADGVGDVIRAAVVAAPPDSFQINRN; the protein is encoded by the coding sequence ATGCGGGGGTGGTGGCAGGACCTCACGGATCTGGTGCTGCCGGCCGAGTGCGGAGGCTGCGGGAGGCCTCGCGCGGTGCTCTGCCCGGAGTGTCGCGCGGCTCTGACCAAAGGCGCGCCGTGCCGGGTGCGACCGGTGCCGGAACCGTCGGGGTTGCCCGTGGTGTACGCGGCGGCTCCGTACGAGGACGCGGTGCGGGCCGCGCTGCTCGCGCACAAGGAACGGGGTGCGCTGGCGCTCGCCGGACCGCTCGGCACGGCCTTGGCAGGGGCCGTACGGGCGGGCGGTGGCGATGGACCGGTGCTGCTGGTTCCGGTGCCGTCCGCGCGGCGGGCGGTGCGGGCGCGTGGGCACGACCCGGCGCGGCGGATCGCGCTCGCGGCGGCCGGGCAGCTGCGGCGTACCGGTACGCCGGCCCGGGTGCTCGGTGTGCTGCGGCAGCGGCGTGCCGTGGCCGATCAGTCGGGGCTGGACTCCCGGCAGCGGCTGGACAACCTCGCGGGTGCCCTGGAGGTGGTCGCCGGGGGTACTCGGCTGCTGGGTGGAGGCCTGGTCGTGCTCGTGGACGACCTGATGACGACCGGTGCCTCGCTCGCGGAGGCGGCACGGGCGGTGCGGGTGGCCAGGGCCGGGTGGGAGGTGGTTCCGGAGGAGTTTGACGCGGGACGAACGGTAAAGGAGATGGTGCGAACACAAGGGGTAACGGGAATGGCGGGTGCGGACGGCGTCGGAGACGTGATCCGTGCGGCGGTGGTCGCCGCGCCGCCCGACTCTTTCCAAATAAACCGGAACTGA
- a CDS encoding GNAT family N-acetyltransferase: protein MDPVTLTTARLLLRTVDRHDTDSVYAAAQDPDIQRWTTIPSPYLREHAEGFVEQAVPEGWADASMFTFGLFLPAGELVGMLGVTMRSLGTGEIGFWATKEHRRNGYITEATRAAAHWSFTTLALDRLEWRAEVGNTASRAVAEHTGFTLEGTLRAALTNNGVRRDCWLASLLPSDLGLPSATPYLPAPSSPSGV from the coding sequence ATGGACCCCGTCACCCTGACCACCGCGCGCCTGCTGCTGCGCACCGTGGACCGGCACGACACCGACTCGGTGTACGCGGCCGCGCAGGACCCGGACATCCAGCGCTGGACCACGATCCCCTCGCCGTACCTGCGGGAGCACGCGGAGGGTTTCGTCGAGCAGGCCGTCCCCGAGGGCTGGGCCGACGCCTCCATGTTCACCTTCGGCCTCTTCCTGCCCGCCGGGGAACTGGTGGGCATGCTCGGCGTCACCATGCGGTCCCTGGGCACCGGCGAGATCGGTTTCTGGGCCACCAAGGAGCACCGCCGCAACGGCTACATCACCGAGGCCACCCGCGCCGCCGCCCACTGGTCCTTCACCACGCTCGCCCTCGACCGCCTCGAATGGCGCGCCGAGGTGGGCAACACCGCCTCCCGAGCCGTGGCCGAACACACCGGCTTCACCCTCGAAGGCACCCTCCGAGCCGCCCTCACCAACAACGGAGTACGCCGCGACTGCTGGCTGGCCTCCCTGCTCCCCTCAGACCTGGGCCTGCCTTCCGCCACGCCGTATCTGCCCGCACCCTCCAGCCCGTCCGGCGTTTGA
- a CDS encoding HAD family hydrolase codes for MGKHGVGAHIVWDWNGTLFHDNEAIIGATNAAFAELGIEPITLERYRELYCVPVPKFYERLIGRLPTDEEWEAMDVVFHRYYAEHRVACGLTEGVPGLLTDWLSAGRSQSILSMYVHEELVPLVRGFGIEPHFIRVDGRTGPSGGSKTEHMVRHLRRLVGVEPARTVVIGDAADDAVAARHVGARAVLYTGGSHSRASLEGVGVPVVDTLEEAVAEAERLAA; via the coding sequence ATGGGGAAGCACGGAGTCGGGGCGCATATCGTCTGGGACTGGAACGGGACGTTGTTCCATGACAACGAGGCGATCATCGGGGCCACGAACGCGGCGTTCGCGGAGTTGGGGATCGAGCCGATCACGCTGGAGCGGTACAGGGAGCTGTACTGCGTACCGGTACCGAAGTTCTATGAGCGGTTGATCGGGCGGCTGCCCACGGACGAGGAGTGGGAGGCCATGGATGTGGTCTTCCATCGGTACTACGCGGAGCACCGGGTGGCCTGTGGGCTGACCGAGGGTGTGCCGGGGCTGCTCACGGACTGGCTTTCGGCGGGGCGCAGTCAGTCGATCCTCAGCATGTATGTGCATGAGGAGCTGGTTCCGCTGGTGCGGGGCTTCGGGATCGAGCCGCACTTCATACGGGTCGACGGGCGGACCGGGCCGTCCGGGGGCAGCAAGACCGAGCACATGGTGCGGCACCTGCGGCGGCTCGTGGGTGTGGAACCGGCGCGGACCGTCGTGATCGGGGACGCGGCCGACGACGCCGTGGCCGCCCGGCATGTGGGCGCGCGGGCCGTGCTCTACACCGGGGGGTCCCACAGCCGGGCCAGCCTGGAGGGGGTCGGCGTGCCCGTCGTGGACACCCTGGAGGAGGCCGTCGCGGAGGCCGAGCGGCTGGCCGCGTAG
- a CDS encoding LpqB family beta-propeller domain-containing protein has translation MGADRGKRGRGRPVRATAYVGIGAVLLAGCASMPDSGDMRDVESTPRQDAQVRVFALPPAEDAEPREIVQGFLEALTSDDLNYATARKYLTGDALKNWKPGESTTVLAEAPTPYTQVTGERPQTDEYRYELSGKKVALVDGQHAYTPVGGEYRRTVHLTRVKDTQQWRIDQLPPGVVLGRSDFERNYKSINKYYFTSAAQSGEPGTVADPVYVRSQVDPVTQVVRDLLKGPTSWLNPVARTSFPSGTALRKGTGPLTPDDQNRLVVPLNKKADRVSESRCEEMAAQLLFTLQDYMPTGVDEVELQGSTGAQLCVLGEGQADIIASHGFGKSAEYEYFIDGEHKLVRLPERNTVTTPTAVPGALGEGEKQLRSAAVSRGEDRAAGVSLDGSELYVSPLTADGALGDPALSSAGATAKDRLTTPSWDGRGDLWVADRDPRNPRLLVLADGMGEPLEVRTPGLNGRIEAVRVAADGVRVALILEDEGERALYIGRIERDADADGTTVSIVELRSVTPDLEDVTAMSWAGDSQLVVVGRESGGVQQMRYVRVDGSPAPGAGPSALTGVEEIAASEDESQPLVAHSADGIVRLSPGAQWQTVVKEGTAPVYPG, from the coding sequence GTGGGCGCTGACCGCGGGAAACGCGGCCGTGGGCGTCCGGTGCGGGCGACGGCATACGTCGGCATCGGTGCCGTACTGCTGGCGGGGTGCGCCTCGATGCCGGACAGCGGTGACATGCGTGATGTCGAGTCCACGCCGAGGCAGGACGCCCAGGTGCGGGTCTTCGCGCTGCCGCCCGCGGAGGACGCCGAGCCGCGGGAGATCGTGCAGGGTTTCCTGGAAGCCCTGACCAGCGACGACCTGAACTATGCGACGGCACGCAAATACCTGACCGGTGACGCGCTCAAGAACTGGAAACCGGGCGAGTCGACCACGGTCCTCGCCGAGGCACCCACCCCCTACACCCAGGTCACGGGGGAGCGGCCGCAGACCGACGAGTACCGGTACGAGCTGTCCGGCAAGAAGGTCGCCCTGGTGGACGGGCAGCACGCGTACACGCCCGTCGGCGGGGAGTACCGCCGGACCGTGCATCTCACGCGCGTGAAGGACACCCAGCAGTGGCGCATCGACCAGCTGCCGCCGGGCGTGGTGCTCGGCAGGTCGGACTTCGAGCGCAACTACAAGTCGATCAACAAGTACTACTTCACCTCCGCCGCGCAGTCCGGTGAGCCGGGGACGGTCGCCGACCCGGTCTATGTGCGCAGCCAGGTCGACCCGGTGACCCAGGTGGTCCGGGACCTGTTGAAGGGCCCCACCAGCTGGCTCAACCCGGTCGCGAGGACGAGCTTCCCCTCCGGTACGGCCCTGCGGAAGGGCACCGGGCCGCTGACGCCCGACGACCAGAACAGGCTGGTCGTGCCGTTGAACAAGAAGGCCGACCGCGTCTCGGAGAGCCGATGCGAGGAGATGGCCGCCCAACTCCTCTTCACACTCCAGGACTACATGCCCACGGGCGTGGACGAGGTGGAGCTCCAGGGGTCGACCGGCGCGCAGCTGTGCGTGCTCGGTGAGGGCCAGGCCGACATCATCGCCTCGCACGGCTTCGGTAAGAGCGCGGAGTACGAGTACTTCATCGACGGCGAGCACAAGCTCGTACGCCTGCCCGAGCGGAACACGGTGACCACGCCGACGGCCGTTCCCGGCGCGCTCGGCGAGGGCGAGAAGCAGTTGCGGTCCGCCGCCGTGTCACGCGGTGAGGACCGGGCCGCCGGGGTGTCGCTCGACGGGAGCGAGCTGTACGTGTCGCCGCTGACGGCGGACGGCGCGCTCGGCGATCCCGCGCTGAGCAGCGCCGGCGCCACCGCGAAGGACCGGCTGACGACGCCCAGTTGGGACGGGCGGGGCGACCTGTGGGTCGCCGACCGCGACCCCAGGAATCCCCGGTTGCTGGTGCTGGCGGACGGCATGGGGGAGCCGCTGGAGGTCAGGACGCCGGGGCTCAACGGGCGCATCGAGGCGGTGCGTGTGGCCGCCGACGGGGTACGGGTCGCGCTGATCCTGGAGGACGAGGGCGAGCGGGCGCTGTACATCGGCCGCATCGAGCGCGACGCCGACGCCGACGGCACCACTGTCTCGATCGTCGAACTGCGGTCCGTGACACCGGACCTGGAGGACGTCACCGCCATGTCGTGGGCCGGTGACAGCCAGCTCGTGGTCGTGGGGCGCGAATCCGGGGGTGTGCAGCAGATGCGGTACGTCCGGGTCGACGGCTCCCCGGCGCCGGGCGCCGGGCCTTCCGCGCTCACCGGCGTGGAGGAGATCGCCGCGTCCGAGGACGAGAGCCAGCCGCTGGTCGCGCACTCTGCCGACGGCATCGTCCGGCTGTCTCCGGGGGCGCAGTGGCAGACGGTGGTCAAGGAGGGGACGGCGCCGGTCTACCCGGGGTAG
- a CDS encoding response regulator yields the protein MADSSFGPMRDEDADEGSVGMGPAAGSQRKEPIRVLVVDDHALFRRGLEIVLAAEEDIQVVGEAGDGAEAVDKAADLLPDIVLMDVRMPKRGGIEACTSIKEVAPSAKIIMLTISDEEADLYDAIKAGATGYLLKEISTDEVATAIRAVADGQSQISPSMASKLLTEFKSMIQRTDERRLVPAPRLTDRELEVLKLVATGMNNRDIAKELFISENTVKNHVRNILEKLQLHSRMEAVVYAMREKILEIR from the coding sequence ATGGCGGACAGCAGTTTTGGACCGATGCGTGACGAGGATGCCGACGAAGGCTCCGTCGGCATGGGCCCCGCCGCGGGCTCCCAGCGCAAGGAGCCGATCCGGGTCCTGGTCGTGGACGATCACGCGCTTTTCCGCCGCGGTCTGGAGATCGTGCTCGCGGCCGAGGAGGACATCCAGGTCGTCGGCGAGGCCGGTGACGGGGCGGAGGCGGTCGACAAGGCCGCGGATCTGCTGCCCGACATCGTGCTGATGGACGTACGGATGCCCAAGCGCGGCGGTATCGAGGCGTGTACCTCCATCAAGGAGGTGGCTCCCAGCGCGAAGATCATCATGTTGACGATCAGCGATGAGGAGGCCGACCTCTACGACGCGATCAAGGCGGGGGCCACCGGTTATCTCCTCAAAGAGATCTCCACGGACGAGGTGGCCACGGCCATTCGCGCGGTCGCCGACGGGCAGTCGCAGATCAGTCCTTCGATGGCGTCGAAGCTGCTCACCGAGTTCAAATCCATGATTCAGCGGACCGACGAGCGGCGGCTCGTGCCGGCGCCGCGGCTCACGGACCGGGAACTGGAAGTACTCAAGCTCGTGGCGACCGGGATGAACAACCGGGACATCGCCAAGGAGCTGTTCATTTCCGAGAACACCGTGAAGAACCATGTGCGCAACATCCTGGAGAAGCTTCAGCTGCACTCCAGGATGGAGGCCGTGGTCTACGCGATGCGGGAGAAGATCCTCGAGATTCGTTAG